In a single window of the Acinetobacter sp. CS-2 genome:
- the lolA gene encoding outer membrane lipoprotein chaperone LolA: MKMLRKTLCAMTLGAATLAPVMSTTVFAAPVAASEQQATNNLVKQLSNIRTLSANFEQTTKATSAGKAPQKKGLTGQHMNQTFKGVMKVARPGKFFWETTSPSKQTIVTSGKTVWIYDPDLQQAVRQSLDEQVANTPALLLSGNTSQIMKSYRVTQPDKSKTYYTLYPKVKDSAFQSLTISFGANKAPSLMILQDSLGQTTYVRFNNVKLNPSIASSTFNFTPPKGTDIIDQ; encoded by the coding sequence ATGAAAATGCTTCGTAAAACCCTGTGTGCGATGACCTTGGGTGCTGCAACGCTTGCACCGGTAATGAGTACAACTGTTTTTGCTGCCCCTGTAGCAGCATCGGAGCAGCAAGCAACCAACAATCTGGTCAAGCAGTTAAGTAATATTCGTACTTTGTCTGCTAACTTTGAACAAACCACAAAAGCGACTTCTGCTGGTAAAGCCCCGCAGAAAAAAGGCTTGACTGGACAACACATGAATCAAACCTTTAAAGGGGTGATGAAAGTTGCGCGTCCGGGTAAATTCTTCTGGGAAACCACCAGTCCATCCAAACAGACCATTGTGACTTCCGGTAAAACCGTATGGATTTATGATCCTGATTTACAGCAAGCCGTCCGTCAAAGCCTGGATGAACAGGTGGCAAATACTCCAGCATTGTTATTGTCGGGGAATACCAGTCAGATTATGAAGTCTTATCGAGTGACTCAGCCCGATAAAAGCAAGACCTATTACACTTTGTACCCTAAAGTGAAAGACAGTGCATTCCAAAGCCTGACCATTAGTTTTGGCGCGAACAAGGCCCCAAGTTTGATGATTTTGCAGGACTCATTGGGGCAAACTACCTATGTGCGCTTTAATAATGTGAAATTGAATCCATCGATTGCTTCTTCAACCTTCAATTTTACACCACCAAAAGGTACCGATATTATTGATCAATAA
- a CDS encoding RsiV family protein, producing the protein MKIRTNQQWLWAVPVSLAALVMAGCQERPAPQKEQVKVEKQEASSTIPLIQAKVVPVKLSKPEACDAEGCTQYEIQTVKSNLKWVDDYFIDRVKKADPIAFSTTPNEKINTAEGASPNLSQSSTYIRFVSQQYDRATFAIQTYTYSSGAAHGMYHQEFVNFDLKNKKRLALQDIMVKGAEQQLLNTLYDSNSIWLEQHSIDREKLKLSDNFYYGANGIVFVYPLYELASYAEGMTELTLPYSALTKLIKAEYLPALPKYPSS; encoded by the coding sequence ATGAAAATACGCACGAATCAACAATGGCTCTGGGCTGTTCCGGTTTCTTTGGCAGCACTCGTTATGGCGGGTTGTCAGGAGCGACCTGCACCGCAAAAGGAACAGGTTAAGGTAGAAAAACAGGAAGCTTCTTCTACAATTCCATTAATTCAAGCCAAGGTTGTTCCTGTGAAATTAAGCAAACCGGAAGCATGTGATGCGGAAGGTTGTACCCAGTATGAGATTCAGACGGTAAAGAGCAACTTGAAATGGGTGGATGACTATTTTATCGATCGGGTGAAAAAAGCCGATCCGATTGCATTTTCTACCACGCCCAATGAAAAGATCAATACTGCCGAAGGAGCGAGTCCCAATTTAAGTCAAAGCTCGACCTATATCCGTTTTGTCAGTCAGCAGTATGACCGGGCAACCTTTGCCATTCAAACTTATACCTATTCATCCGGTGCTGCACATGGCATGTATCATCAGGAATTTGTCAATTTTGACTTGAAAAACAAAAAGCGTCTGGCACTGCAAGATATTATGGTCAAAGGTGCAGAACAGCAATTATTGAATACTTTATATGATTCAAATAGCATCTGGCTGGAACAGCACAGTATAGATAGAGAAAAACTGAAATTAAGTGATAATTTTTACTATGGTGCCAATGGCATTGTCTTTGTTTATCCCTTGTATGAGCTGGCTTCCTATGCAGAAGGCATGACTGAACTGACCTTGCCTTATTCGGCACTCACTAAACTGATTAAAGCGGAATATCTGCCAGCTTTACCCAAGTATCCATCGTCCTAA
- the serS gene encoding serine--tRNA ligase translates to MIDPKLIRNNIEAVNLALAKRGVQLNVEEWASLEARRKELQSKTEALQAERNSGAKQVGQIKKSGGDASEIMARMAAIGDEIKAAEVALAELQTEIETKSLSIPNMPHESVPEGKDEDDNVEILKWGTPRQFDFEIKDHTDLGEWMGGLEFETATKLTGTRFSVLKGPLARLQRALTQFMLDTHTLKNGYTEAYVPYLVNADSLRGTGQLPKFEEDLFKLQGEKEYYLIPTAEVPVTNFVRDEIIDPERLPLKYAAHTPCFRSEAGSYGRDTRGLIRQHQFDKVEMVQIVKPEDSMQALEELTGHAEGILQALGLPYRKIILCGGDMGFGSTKTYDLEVWVPSQNTYREISSCSNMGDFQARRMKARYRVDQKKTEFVHTLNGSGLAVGRTLLAVMENYQRADGSIEIPEALRPYMGGAEFID, encoded by the coding sequence ATGATCGACCCGAAATTAATCCGAAATAATATTGAGGCTGTAAATTTAGCCTTGGCAAAACGTGGTGTACAGCTGAATGTCGAAGAGTGGGCTTCACTGGAAGCTCGCCGTAAAGAGCTTCAATCGAAAACTGAAGCTTTACAAGCAGAGCGTAATTCGGGTGCTAAACAAGTTGGCCAAATTAAAAAATCTGGTGGCGATGCATCTGAAATCATGGCACGTATGGCTGCCATTGGTGATGAAATTAAAGCTGCTGAAGTTGCACTTGCTGAATTGCAAACTGAAATTGAAACCAAGTCTTTAAGTATTCCAAACATGCCGCATGAATCTGTACCTGAGGGTAAAGATGAAGACGACAACGTTGAAATTTTAAAATGGGGCACACCGCGTCAATTTGATTTTGAAATCAAAGATCATACTGACCTGGGTGAATGGATGGGCGGTTTGGAGTTTGAAACTGCAACCAAATTGACCGGTACGCGTTTCAGTGTTCTGAAAGGCCCATTGGCGCGTTTACAACGTGCGCTAACCCAGTTCATGTTAGATACCCATACCCTGAAAAATGGTTATACCGAAGCCTATGTGCCTTATCTGGTCAATGCAGATTCATTGCGAGGTACAGGTCAATTGCCTAAATTTGAAGAAGATTTATTCAAATTGCAGGGTGAAAAAGAATATTACCTGATCCCGACTGCGGAAGTGCCGGTCACTAACTTTGTACGTGACGAAATTATTGATCCTGAACGTTTGCCATTGAAATATGCCGCACATACGCCATGTTTCCGCAGCGAAGCAGGTTCATATGGTCGCGATACCCGTGGTTTAATCCGTCAACACCAGTTTGACAAAGTTGAGATGGTGCAAATTGTAAAACCTGAAGATTCGATGCAGGCTTTGGAAGAACTGACCGGGCATGCTGAAGGTATTTTGCAGGCACTCGGTCTGCCATACCGTAAAATTATTCTGTGTGGTGGTGATATGGGCTTTGGTTCAACCAAGACCTATGACCTTGAAGTTTGGGTACCGAGCCAAAATACCTACCGTGAAATTTCTTCATGTTCAAATATGGGCGATTTCCAGGCCCGCCGTATGAAAGCACGTTACCGTGTCGACCAGAAGAAAACCGAATTTGTGCATACCCTGAACGGTTCTGGTTTGGCTGTTGGCCGTACCTTGCTTGCAGTGATGGAAAACTACCAGCGTGCAGACGGTTCAATTGAAATTCCTGAAGCACTTCGTCCATATATGGGTGGTGCGGAATTTATTGATTGA
- the cysG gene encoding siroheme synthase CysG yields the protein MDIFPISLKLQQQPCLIVGGGRIAYRKAVLLAKAGAIIDVIAPEIETDLLEIVRASQGQYVQASFSPDIPLRPYRLVIAATNDKATNIQVFEVCEAEKILVNSVDDLPHCRFMVPAIIDRSPLVVSIATNGKSPVLSRQIRTQLEASIPHGMGKLAEFSGKWRAAVKAKIANPDERRIFWEDLYASPLKEQVFNDNIAEADRLIEQALMEWKAPKGEVYLVGAGPGDPELLTLKALRLMQQADVVIYDRLVSPAIMDLCRRDAEKVYVGKARSNHSVPQEGINALLVEYAAKGKRVCRLKGGDPFIFGRGGEEIQELFAAGVAFQVVPGITAASGCSAYAGIPLTHRDYAQSVRFLTGHLKEGSPELPWSELVYENQTLVLYMGLVGLEKICAQLIAHGQRPDMPVALISKGTTPDQKVVVGTLADIASKVSEHQIQAPTLTIIGEVVKLREQLQWQG from the coding sequence GTGGATATCTTTCCAATCTCTTTAAAGTTGCAACAGCAACCTTGTCTGATTGTCGGTGGTGGGCGCATTGCCTATCGTAAGGCCGTACTTTTGGCAAAAGCAGGGGCAATCATTGATGTGATTGCGCCTGAAATCGAAACTGATTTACTAGAGATTGTTCGTGCCAGCCAAGGGCAATATGTCCAAGCATCTTTTAGTCCAGATATTCCATTACGCCCTTACCGGTTGGTGATTGCGGCTACCAATGACAAAGCGACCAACATACAGGTTTTTGAAGTTTGCGAAGCTGAAAAAATTCTGGTGAATAGTGTGGATGATCTACCGCATTGCCGTTTTATGGTGCCTGCTATTATCGACCGTTCTCCTTTGGTGGTTTCGATTGCCACCAATGGCAAATCACCAGTTTTATCCCGTCAAATTCGTACCCAACTGGAAGCCAGTATTCCGCATGGCATGGGCAAGCTGGCAGAGTTTTCTGGAAAATGGCGTGCGGCAGTAAAAGCCAAAATTGCCAATCCAGATGAACGCCGTATTTTTTGGGAAGACCTGTATGCCAGTCCACTCAAAGAACAGGTGTTTAATGACAATATCGCTGAAGCGGACCGTTTAATTGAACAAGCCTTAATGGAATGGAAAGCGCCAAAAGGTGAAGTCTACCTGGTGGGCGCAGGACCTGGCGATCCTGAACTGTTGACCTTAAAAGCACTGCGTTTAATGCAGCAGGCAGATGTGGTTATTTACGACCGTTTAGTATCGCCTGCGATTATGGACTTGTGCCGCCGTGATGCGGAAAAGGTTTATGTGGGTAAAGCCCGCTCCAATCATAGTGTGCCGCAAGAAGGCATTAATGCACTCTTGGTGGAATATGCTGCAAAAGGTAAACGTGTCTGCCGTTTAAAAGGCGGTGATCCATTTATTTTTGGTCGTGGTGGTGAAGAGATTCAGGAACTGTTTGCTGCAGGTGTGGCTTTTCAGGTGGTGCCAGGGATTACCGCGGCTTCAGGTTGTTCAGCCTATGCTGGTATTCCTTTAACTCATCGTGACTATGCGCAAAGTGTGCGCTTCCTGACTGGACATTTAAAAGAAGGTTCGCCAGAGTTACCTTGGAGTGAGCTGGTGTATGAAAACCAGACCTTGGTGTTGTATATGGGGCTGGTGGGTCTGGAAAAAATCTGTGCCCAGCTGATTGCCCATGGCCAACGTCCAGACATGCCGGTTGCACTTATTTCCAAAGGGACTACCCCTGACCAGAAAGTGGTGGTTGGAACCTTGGCCGATATTGCTTCAAAAGTGTCAGAACATCAAATTCAAGCGCCAACCCTGACCATTATTGGGGAAGTGGTAAAATTGCGCGAACAATTACAGTGGCAAGGCTAA
- a CDS encoding tRNA (cytidine(34)-2'-O)-methyltransferase, with the protein MIHVVLYKPEIPANTGNIIRLCANTGAQLHLVKPLGFELDDKKLRRAGLDYHEWAHMKVWENFAECMAHLKEQGIENDAIYPLTTKGSETPHTSNLNRPVALLMGPETRGLPENVRMMFPEKHWVRLPMAANSRSLNLSNATAVILYEAWRQQGFKELV; encoded by the coding sequence GTGATCCACGTTGTTTTATACAAGCCTGAAATTCCTGCCAACACTGGGAATATCATCCGTTTATGTGCCAATACCGGTGCGCAGTTGCATCTGGTAAAACCGCTGGGTTTTGAGCTGGATGATAAAAAGCTGAGACGTGCAGGTCTGGACTATCATGAGTGGGCGCATATGAAAGTGTGGGAAAACTTTGCAGAATGTATGGCGCATTTAAAAGAACAGGGAATTGAGAATGATGCCATCTATCCCTTAACCACCAAAGGTTCTGAAACTCCGCATACATCAAATTTAAACCGCCCGGTGGCGTTGTTGATGGGACCAGAAACACGTGGTTTGCCTGAAAATGTGCGTATGATGTTTCCGGAAAAACACTGGGTTCGTTTACCCATGGCTGCTAATTCACGTAGTTTAAATTTATCTAATGCTACAGCAGTTATTCTGTACGAAGCATGGCGTCAGCAAGGTTTTAAAGAACTGGTTTAA
- a CDS encoding APC family permease codes for MTNISGTQSTAKLQKTLGLWHIIIIGLAYIQPMTLFDTFGLVSEESHYHVPTSYIIALIAILFTSISYGHMIRRYPSSGSAYTYAQKSIHPNVGFMVGWSSWLDYLLSPMVNIILAVIYLEALFPEVNHWVWVVALTAFMTGVNLRGARFVANFNGLIVLIQLAVIAYFTWMVYSLLAGGINADGTLANAKYQLWSLEPFWNEMTALGPLITGATLLCFSFTGFDSLSSLAEETKETEKTLPKAIFLTALIAGIIFIISTYFMQIYFPNDPKTYFEDVAATQPDILQAVGGVAFKTVVLYFAIVTVMASGISAHAGVSRLMYVMGRDGVINKKIFGHISPKSYTPVYNILIVGAVALTAGFMDLDIVISMISFGALTAFTFVNLSVISRYALRDGRTKSIKDILSFVVIPLLGFLSIFAMWLEIEDTALKFGLWWAMFGILYLGYKTKGFKHPAPQHNEFDDTH; via the coding sequence TTGACAAATATCTCTGGGACTCAATCGACAGCTAAACTGCAAAAAACGCTTGGACTCTGGCACATCATTATTATTGGTTTAGCTTATATTCAGCCAATGACATTATTTGATACCTTCGGTCTGGTTTCTGAAGAAAGCCATTACCACGTGCCAACTTCCTACATTATTGCCCTGATTGCAATTCTGTTTACATCTATTAGTTATGGACACATGATCCGTCGTTATCCATCATCAGGGTCGGCATATACTTATGCACAAAAATCGATTCACCCTAATGTCGGTTTTATGGTGGGCTGGTCATCATGGCTGGATTATCTACTGTCACCCATGGTCAACATCATTTTGGCAGTCATTTATCTGGAAGCCTTGTTTCCTGAAGTCAATCATTGGGTTTGGGTTGTTGCACTGACCGCATTTATGACTGGCGTAAACTTGCGTGGTGCCAGATTCGTTGCCAACTTCAACGGCCTGATTGTATTGATTCAGCTGGCAGTCATCGCATACTTCACCTGGATGGTTTACTCTCTACTTGCAGGTGGGATCAATGCCGATGGTACATTAGCGAATGCCAAATACCAGTTATGGAGTCTTGAACCGTTCTGGAATGAAATGACAGCTTTGGGTCCGTTAATTACCGGTGCAACATTGCTTTGTTTCTCTTTTACCGGTTTTGACTCACTCAGCTCACTGGCAGAAGAAACCAAAGAGACTGAAAAGACTCTACCTAAAGCGATTTTCCTTACGGCACTCATCGCAGGTATTATCTTCATTATCAGTACCTATTTCATGCAAATTTACTTCCCGAACGATCCGAAGACTTACTTCGAAGATGTTGCTGCAACTCAGCCAGACATTCTTCAAGCTGTTGGCGGAGTAGCGTTCAAAACTGTAGTGCTTTACTTTGCAATCGTCACGGTGATGGCATCAGGTATTTCTGCACATGCAGGTGTTTCACGCTTAATGTATGTGATGGGCCGTGATGGCGTGATCAATAAGAAAATTTTTGGTCATATTAGCCCAAAAAGCTACACGCCAGTTTACAACATTCTGATTGTAGGTGCCGTGGCTTTAACTGCTGGTTTCATGGATTTGGACATCGTAATTTCGATGATCAGTTTTGGTGCCCTCACTGCCTTTACCTTTGTAAATCTGTCTGTGATTTCACGTTATGCCTTACGAGATGGTCGCACCAAAAGCATCAAAGACATTCTCAGCTTTGTGGTCATTCCTTTACTCGGCTTCCTGAGCATTTTTGCGATGTGGCTAGAAATTGAAGATACGGCATTAAAATTTGGTTTATGGTGGGCAATGTTCGGTATTTTGTATCTGGGTTATAAAACCAAAGGCTTCAAACACCCCGCTCCGCAGCACAACGAGTTTGATGATACGCATTAA
- a CDS encoding iron-containing alcohol dehydrogenase, whose amino-acid sequence MAKPYYEFFCPVKVIAGHAALEHIPFELATLGAKRPLIITDKGVRSNNLLAPIEAAFESTDAVIGYIFDDVPPDSSVQTVRNAAKAYRDNGCDAIIAVGGGSVIDTSKATNILVTEGGDDLLKYSGAHNLPKPLKPFFVIPTTSGTGSEVTMVAVVSDLEKNVKMPFASYYLMPHAAILDPRMTQTLPPHLTAMTAMDALTHAVEAYTCMAANPISDAYATAAIKKVSNSLFNVLDNPTDEFGRLELAQASTMAGIAFSNSMVGLVHSLGHALGAVAHLPHGLCMNLFLPYVLEYNKEVNGDKIAELLLPLAGSDIYAQTPAHLRADKTIATILTMRDRLYALTKLPRTLRETGKVSEAQLDEVADKALNDGSIIYNPKEATLSDLKAILEKAW is encoded by the coding sequence ATGGCTAAGCCTTATTACGAATTTTTCTGTCCGGTCAAAGTCATTGCAGGTCATGCTGCCTTAGAACATATTCCGTTTGAACTTGCTACTTTGGGTGCAAAACGTCCTCTGATCATTACTGACAAAGGTGTACGCAGCAACAACCTGCTTGCACCCATTGAAGCGGCTTTTGAATCTACCGATGCGGTGATTGGTTATATTTTTGATGATGTTCCACCTGATTCAAGTGTACAAACCGTCCGAAATGCAGCGAAAGCTTATCGTGATAATGGTTGTGATGCGATTATTGCTGTCGGTGGCGGTTCAGTGATTGATACTTCCAAGGCAACCAATATTCTGGTGACCGAAGGTGGCGATGACCTGCTTAAATATTCAGGTGCACATAACCTGCCAAAACCGTTAAAACCATTTTTTGTGATTCCTACCACATCGGGTACGGGTTCAGAAGTGACCATGGTGGCTGTGGTCTCGGATCTTGAAAAAAATGTCAAAATGCCCTTTGCATCCTATTATCTGATGCCACATGCGGCAATTCTGGATCCGCGCATGACCCAGACCTTGCCACCACATTTAACTGCCATGACAGCCATGGATGCACTAACCCATGCAGTTGAGGCCTATACCTGTATGGCAGCCAATCCGATCAGTGATGCTTATGCGACAGCTGCCATCAAAAAAGTGAGCAACAGCCTGTTCAATGTGTTAGATAATCCAACTGATGAGTTTGGCCGTCTGGAATTAGCCCAAGCTTCCACCATGGCCGGTATTGCGTTCTCGAACTCCATGGTAGGCCTGGTGCATTCCCTTGGACATGCTTTAGGTGCAGTTGCACATTTACCACATGGCCTGTGCATGAACCTGTTCCTGCCTTATGTGCTTGAGTACAATAAAGAAGTGAATGGTGACAAGATTGCAGAATTATTGCTACCTTTAGCAGGTTCAGACATTTATGCGCAAACCCCTGCCCATCTACGTGCCGATAAAACCATTGCTACGATTCTGACCATGCGTGATCGCTTGTATGCACTGACGAAATTGCCACGTACTTTACGTGAAACCGGCAAGGTTTCAGAAGCACAACTGGATGAAGTCGCAGACAAAGCATTAAATGATGGTTCCATTATTTACAATCCGAAAGAAGCCACCTTGAGCGATTTAAAAGCGATTTTAGAAAAAGCTTGGTAA
- the lipB gene encoding lipoyl(octanoyl) transferase LipB, with the protein MTDAVLKPKLIIRQFNQLTPYLDHFQEMKNLTENRDEHTPDELWILQHHDVLTQGQAGKPEHILIPSNIPVVQTDRGGQVTWHGPGQLVAYFMFDLNRLGWNVRTLVSYAENLMIGLLNKYGIEAYAKPDAPGVYVNERKIGSLGFKIRKGRSYHGLALNIDCDLSGFHTINPCGYAGLEMVRIQDLVQDYPKFENLCFDIIETLNNSGYFSEVQIMQQ; encoded by the coding sequence ATGACTGATGCTGTTCTAAAACCCAAACTGATTATTCGTCAATTTAACCAGCTCACACCTTATCTCGACCATTTTCAGGAGATGAAAAACCTGACTGAAAACCGTGATGAACATACACCAGATGAACTGTGGATTTTGCAGCATCATGATGTACTAACTCAAGGTCAAGCTGGCAAACCTGAGCATATTCTGATACCCAGCAATATTCCAGTCGTACAAACGGATCGCGGTGGACAAGTGACCTGGCATGGCCCAGGCCAACTGGTAGCCTACTTTATGTTTGACCTAAACCGCTTGGGCTGGAATGTACGCACGCTGGTATCTTATGCTGAAAATTTAATGATTGGACTGCTGAACAAATATGGCATTGAAGCCTATGCCAAACCGGATGCGCCGGGCGTTTATGTCAATGAGCGCAAGATTGGTTCGCTGGGTTTTAAAATCCGCAAAGGACGCAGCTATCACGGACTGGCTCTAAATATTGATTGTGACCTGTCTGGTTTCCACACCATTAACCCCTGTGGTTATGCTGGCCTGGAGATGGTACGCATTCAGGATTTAGTTCAAGATTATCCAAAATTCGAGAACTTATGCTTCGATATCATTGAAACTTTAAACAACAGCGGTTACTTTAGTGAAGTTCAAATCATGCAACAATAA
- a CDS encoding YbeD family protein encodes MLDRTPSRELQEHLWVFPMDYPIKLIGEACEELHIAVVDILVKHFPEFDGNSIKVQPSRTGKYHSLTAQIVFVELEQVHALYADLAACPLIKTAL; translated from the coding sequence ATGTTAGACCGTACACCATCTCGCGAACTTCAGGAACATCTATGGGTTTTCCCTATGGATTATCCGATCAAACTGATTGGTGAAGCCTGTGAAGAATTACATATTGCTGTTGTAGATATTTTGGTAAAACATTTTCCGGAATTTGATGGTAACAGCATCAAGGTACAACCTTCACGCACTGGAAAATATCACTCTTTAACTGCCCAAATCGTTTTTGTCGAACTGGAACAGGTACATGCTTTATATGCTGACTTGGCAGCCTGCCCATTGATTAAAACTGCACTTTAA
- the rpoD gene encoding RNA polymerase sigma factor RpoD, giving the protein MSDMTSPTSQVAALISRGKEQGYLTYAEVNDHLPDSITESEQIEDIIQMLQDVGIPVHERAPESDDTMFDGTSAEATDEVAEEEAAAVLASVENEPGRTTDPVRMYMREMGTVELLTREGEISIAKRIEEGIRDVLHSIAYWPNAVEVVLKEYSDVTEGERRLADILSGYLDPESDEEIPEVLEDEADIDEDEESTSKSTKDVKLDDDEEEESETEDDSEGESGPDPEIARVRFAELEEAWKATKATIEKHGRNSKQADEALQALATVFMMFKFTPRLFDIISEMIRGTHEQIRTSEREVMRYAVRRGRMDRTQFRTSFPGQESNPAWLDEQIAKAPAEQKTYLEKVRPDVLAFQQKIADIEKELGLNVKEIKDISKRMAVGEAKARRAKKEMVEANLRLVISIAKKYTNRGLQFLDLIQEGNIGLMKAVDKFEYRRGYKFSTYATWWIRQAITRSIADQARTIRIPVHMIETINKINRVSRQLLQEMGREPTPEELGERLEMDEVKVRKVLKIAKEPISMETPIGDDEDSHLGDFIEDGNITSPIDAATSEGLKEATREVLENLTEREAKVLKMRFGIDMPTDHTLEEVGKQFDVTRERIRQIEAKALRKLRHPSRSEHLRSFLEND; this is encoded by the coding sequence ATGAGCGATATGACTTCCCCTACTTCGCAAGTAGCGGCTCTGATTAGCCGAGGCAAAGAGCAAGGTTACTTAACTTACGCTGAGGTTAACGATCATCTCCCAGACTCGATCACTGAAAGCGAACAGATTGAAGACATCATTCAGATGCTTCAGGATGTCGGTATTCCTGTTCATGAACGTGCACCTGAATCTGATGACACCATGTTCGATGGCACCAGTGCAGAAGCGACCGATGAAGTTGCCGAAGAAGAAGCGGCAGCCGTACTTGCTTCTGTTGAAAACGAACCTGGTCGCACCACAGATCCCGTACGTATGTACATGCGTGAAATGGGAACGGTTGAACTCTTAACACGTGAAGGCGAAATTAGCATTGCCAAACGCATTGAAGAAGGTATTCGTGACGTTCTGCACTCAATTGCCTACTGGCCAAATGCCGTTGAAGTTGTATTAAAAGAATATAGCGATGTTACCGAAGGTGAACGTCGTCTTGCTGATATTTTATCGGGCTATTTAGACCCGGAATCTGATGAAGAAATTCCAGAAGTTTTAGAAGATGAAGCGGATATCGATGAGGATGAAGAATCAACATCTAAATCGACCAAAGATGTAAAACTGGACGATGACGAAGAAGAAGAATCTGAAACTGAGGATGATTCTGAAGGTGAGTCAGGTCCTGACCCGGAAATTGCACGTGTGCGTTTTGCTGAACTGGAAGAAGCCTGGAAAGCCACTAAAGCGACCATTGAAAAACACGGTCGTAACAGCAAACAGGCAGATGAAGCGCTTCAAGCACTGGCAACCGTGTTTATGATGTTCAAATTCACTCCGCGTCTATTTGACATCATTTCTGAAATGATTCGTGGCACCCATGAACAGATCCGCACGTCTGAACGTGAAGTAATGCGTTATGCAGTCCGCCGTGGCCGTATGGACCGCACTCAATTCCGTACATCTTTCCCGGGCCAGGAATCAAATCCAGCTTGGTTGGATGAGCAAATTGCCAAAGCGCCAGCTGAACAAAAAACTTATTTAGAAAAAGTACGTCCCGATGTACTGGCATTCCAGCAAAAGATTGCTGACATCGAAAAAGAATTGGGTTTGAATGTTAAGGAAATCAAAGATATTTCTAAACGTATGGCTGTAGGTGAAGCAAAAGCCCGTCGTGCGAAAAAGGAAATGGTTGAAGCCAACTTGCGTCTGGTGATTTCGATTGCGAAAAAATACACCAACCGTGGTTTGCAATTCCTTGACCTGATTCAAGAAGGGAACATCGGCTTGATGAAAGCGGTAGACAAGTTTGAATACCGTCGCGGTTATAAATTCTCGACTTATGCCACCTGGTGGATTCGTCAGGCAATTACCCGTTCGATTGCCGATCAGGCACGTACCATTCGTATCCCGGTACACATGATTGAAACCATCAACAAGATCAACCGTGTATCTCGTCAATTACTTCAGGAAATGGGCCGTGAACCAACCCCGGAAGAATTGGGCGAACGTCTGGAAATGGATGAAGTTAAAGTCCGTAAAGTACTTAAAATTGCCAAAGAGCCGATTTCCATGGAAACGCCAATTGGTGATGATGAAGATTCGCATTTGGGTGACTTTATTGAAGATGGCAACATCACTTCTCCAATTGATGCGGCAACTTCAGAAGGCCTGAAAGAAGCAACCCGTGAAGTACTGGAAAACCTGACTGAACGTGAAGCGAAAGTCTTGAAAATGCGTTTTGGTATCGACATGCCGACTGACCACACTCTGGAAGAAGTCGGTAAACAGTTTGACGTTACCCGTGAACGTATCCGCCAGATTGAAGCCAAAGCACTACGCAAATTACGTCATCCTTCTCGTTCTGAACACTTACGTTCATTCCTGGAAAATGACTAA
- a CDS encoding PA3496 family putative envelope integrity protein produces MSSTDFELDDSYSDDDVSFDEVSSKISAKESLEKRRLIDDLLAQRRLERELKDFDYDLDDDDDFDDEEN; encoded by the coding sequence GTGTCTTCTACAGATTTTGAACTAGATGATAGCTACAGTGATGATGATGTTAGTTTTGATGAAGTATCAAGCAAAATTAGTGCTAAAGAGTCGTTAGAAAAACGTCGTCTGATTGATGACCTTCTTGCACAACGTCGTTTAGAGCGTGAGCTGAAAGATTTTGATTATGATCTGGATGATGACGACGATTTTGATGATGAAGAAAACTAA